The genome window CGATGAAAGGAAATGAGCTTGATTATTCAATGGTTGCAATGAAATAAGAGAATATTAATTGCTTGGCGAAGTAAAATTACCGGATTTAATCCTTTTCCCAGTCTTCCAGCAAATCTTCGCTATTCAAAATCCCAAGATAAGAGGTATAACGACTAGAGGCTATGCGGTGTTCGTCTACAGCCTTGCGAACGGCACAACCCGGTTCATTTTGGTGTAAGCAATTATTAAACCGGCAATTTGGAAGTAAAGCAAACATTTCGGGGAAATAATGAGAAACTTCATGTTTTTCAAGGTCAATAACGCCAAACTCTTTAATTCCGGGAGTATCAACAATAAAACCACCGAAACTGAGCTCATGCATTTCTGCAAAGGTGGTAGTATGGGTTCCCTTGCGGTGTGCTTCAGAAATTTCACCAACCCTTAACTTGAGAGTTGGGTCGATAGCATTAAGCAAACTGGATTTACCAACACCGGAATGTCCTGCAAACAGGCAGGTTCTATCTTTCATTTCCTGCTTCAAATCATTCAATCCACTGCCGGTAACAGCCGATACTTTTAGGATTTTGTAACCAATATTCTGATAGAGGAATGCGATGGCGTTGAGGTATTCGGTATCATCGGTATCGTATAAATCCATTTTATTGAAAACCAGCACAGGTTCAATCTTATAAGCTTCAGCAGTGCAAAGCACCCGATCAATAAATCCCATGGATGTTCGGGGACTTGAAATAGTGATTACAACAAAAACCCGGTCGATATTGGAAGCTATTATATGTTCTTGTCGACTTAAATTTACTGAACGACGAATGAGGTAATTGTCTCTCTCCTCAATGGTATTAATCAACCAAACTTCATCATGGCCTTTTATCAAAACCACACGATCGCCTACGGAAATAGGATTGGTGGTTTTACGGCCTTGCAGCCTAAGGTTTCCCCTTGCTCTGGCAACCAATTTCTCACCCTTTTCATTTCTCACCCAATACTGACTTCCGGTCGACTTAATTACCACACCCTTCATTGGCACGAAAATACAGTAATATATTGCTTACTTACCATTTCTTACCCAATTTTCGAACAAATCCAAAGGAAGTGCATTTAATGTATTCTGTTTTAATAATCCAGCTTTACGAGCGACCAAAACACCGTATCGCATATCCTTTATTCCAGCAATTTCATGAGCGTCCGGGTTTATGGAAATCATCACACCTTTTTCCTGGGCATAATGAATCCAACGCCAATCCAAATCAAGGCGATAGGGATGAGAATTCAGTTCAATTACCACCTTATTGGCAGCACAAGCATCAATGATTTTGCGGTGATCGATAGGGTAACCCGGACGAGATAGTAAAAGTCGTCCGGTTGGATGTCCTAAAATTCGGGTATATGGATTTTCAATGGCATTTAATAATCTTCGGGTGGCTTTTTCCTCGTCCATTTTAAGGTTAGAATGAACCGAAGCTATGACCAAATCAAAGGATTTTAGAGTAAGGTCATCATAATCAAGAGACCCATCACCCAAAATATCACTTTCGATTGATTTATACACCCTGAAATTAGTAAAAC of Bacteroidia bacterium contains these proteins:
- the rsgA gene encoding ribosome small subunit-dependent GTPase A; this translates as MKGVVIKSTGSQYWVRNEKGEKLVARARGNLRLQGRKTTNPISVGDRVVLIKGHDEVWLINTIEERDNYLIRRSVNLSRQEHIIASNIDRVFVVITISSPRTSMGFIDRVLCTAEAYKIEPVLVFNKMDLYDTDDTEYLNAIAFLYQNIGYKILKVSAVTGSGLNDLKQEMKDRTCLFAGHSGVGKSSLLNAIDPTLKLRVGEISEAHRKGTHTTTFAEMHELSFGGFIVDTPGIKEFGVIDLEKHEVSHYFPEMFALLPNCRFNNCLHQNEPGCAVRKAVDEHRIASSRYTSYLGILNSEDLLEDWEKD